One genomic region from Bacillus sp. SLBN-46 encodes:
- a CDS encoding TVP38/TMEM64 family protein yields MAKKISSISIILLIIMSGFIWKEELLLLVKQGGTLSVFISMLLVVICVFFPVIPYPILAGGIGAVFGAPMGTVISLSGAMAGTLILFYLSRYGFRDVAQKKLEKYQKVKEYEEFLLRNSFLAILTSRLIPIIPAPVITIICGLSQVHWLPFFVASAIGKLPNTLILAFAGSTFSSNKLFSFGLYGIYLLFILLVNFLYVYRKSVKKSID; encoded by the coding sequence ATGGCAAAAAAAATTAGTAGTATTAGTATTATTCTATTGATTATCATGAGTGGATTCATCTGGAAGGAAGAATTGCTTCTATTAGTCAAACAGGGAGGAACACTATCTGTTTTTATAAGTATGCTCCTTGTAGTTATTTGTGTGTTCTTTCCGGTCATTCCTTATCCGATTTTAGCAGGAGGAATTGGAGCTGTCTTTGGAGCTCCAATGGGTACAGTGATATCCTTATCTGGAGCAATGGCTGGTACTTTGATTCTTTTTTACTTAAGCAGATATGGGTTTAGGGATGTAGCACAAAAAAAGCTCGAAAAGTACCAAAAAGTAAAAGAATACGAGGAATTCCTGTTGAGAAATTCCTTTCTAGCGATCTTAACCAGTCGATTAATTCCTATTATTCCTGCACCTGTTATTACAATTATTTGTGGACTAAGTCAGGTCCATTGGCTTCCGTTTTTTGTTGCGTCAGCCATTGGAAAACTTCCTAACACTCTTATTTTGGCCTTTGCAGGATCTACATTTAGTAGTAATAAGCTTTTTTCATTTGGTCTATATGGAATTTACTTACTTTTTATTTTGTTAGTTAACTTTTTATACGTTTATCGTAAATCAGTGAAAAAATCTATTGATTAG
- a CDS encoding PAS domain S-box protein, whose protein sequence is MFNLTLYHEVFYQSRIPQVIASIDLSKMQYNPAFCNFLGYSMDEISELTIESFSHPEDLPKDAQLFGGILSGIRDEYKLEKRFIHKLGDIKTGILNVSRVREQSTGEEFLLGQVLDITEKKQMEMALRHREKKYRLLAEHSSDMIMLHKVDFTYLYVSPSVKTVLGYEPFELIGKSPSQFIHPDDRDEMRRQYRLSANQDSQLITYRCRKKDGSYIWIESTTKTLSDNESGEPKEIVSVSRDIQQRMETNEMLRKSEKLAVVGQMAAAVAHEIRNPLTPIKGFMQLLHSENEINPIYLKVILDELKRVESIISEFLTMAKPHTEKTTFVQINDVVKQIVQLLQTEALMMNKELNFFSSDFIPAIEGDPNSLKQVFMNVIQNALDAITEQGRIEVNISKDKTGVIVQVVDNGCGIPQERLSKLGEPFYSTKEKGTGLGLMTSYRIIESHNGKINIKSIDGEGTTVTIWLPYLIN, encoded by the coding sequence ATGTTTAATTTAACTCTATATCATGAGGTTTTTTATCAATCTAGAATTCCACAAGTAATTGCTTCAATAGATTTATCAAAAATGCAATACAATCCGGCTTTTTGTAATTTTTTAGGTTACTCGATGGATGAAATCTCTGAACTTACAATTGAATCCTTCTCACATCCAGAGGATTTGCCAAAGGATGCTCAATTATTTGGAGGGATTTTAAGCGGCATTAGAGATGAGTATAAGCTTGAAAAAAGATTTATTCATAAGTTAGGAGATATTAAAACAGGTATTTTAAATGTATCAAGAGTTCGAGAACAATCTACTGGTGAGGAATTTTTATTAGGGCAAGTTCTTGATATTACAGAGAAAAAACAGATGGAGATGGCACTTAGACATCGTGAGAAGAAATATCGTCTTCTTGCAGAGCACTCTTCAGATATGATTATGTTACACAAAGTAGATTTTACTTATCTCTACGTATCTCCATCAGTAAAAACGGTTTTAGGCTACGAACCTTTCGAATTAATTGGTAAAAGTCCTAGTCAATTTATCCATCCAGATGATCGTGATGAAATGAGGAGGCAGTACCGTCTTTCAGCCAATCAAGATTCGCAATTAATTACATATCGATGCAGGAAAAAGGATGGTTCCTATATTTGGATTGAATCAACTACTAAAACCTTATCTGATAACGAGAGTGGTGAACCGAAAGAAATCGTTTCCGTTTCTCGAGATATCCAGCAACGAATGGAAACAAACGAAATGTTACGAAAATCTGAAAAGTTGGCAGTTGTTGGGCAAATGGCTGCTGCAGTAGCTCATGAAATTCGTAATCCTTTAACACCAATCAAAGGTTTTATGCAACTGTTACATTCTGAAAATGAAATCAACCCGATATACCTAAAGGTAATCTTAGATGAATTAAAACGGGTGGAGAGTATAATTTCAGAGTTTTTAACAATGGCCAAGCCCCATACAGAAAAAACGACCTTTGTTCAAATTAATGATGTTGTGAAACAAATAGTGCAACTTTTACAGACAGAAGCACTTATGATGAATAAAGAACTAAATTTCTTTTCCAGTGATTTCATTCCTGCAATAGAAGGGGATCCGAATTCACTCAAGCAGGTATTCATGAATGTCATTCAAAATGCCCTAGATGCAATAACTGAGCAGGGACGAATCGAAGTAAATATTTCAAAAGACAAAACAGGAGTTATAGTGCAAGTAGTTGATAACGGGTGTGGAATTCCACAGGAAAGACTATCTAAGCTTGGGGAGCCTTTCTATTCTACTAAAGAAAAAGGCACAGGTCTTGGATTAATGACAAGCTATCGTATTATAGAAAGCCACAATGGAAAAATCAATATTAAAAGTATTGATGGTGAAGGTACCACAGTAACGATTTGGTTACCTTACTTAATTAATTAA
- a CDS encoding LysM peptidoglycan-binding domain-containing protein: MKKHLLTVVTTAGILLTSFGGNASAHENIYTVQSGDTLWKISQSNQVSIADLKAWNHLTSDTIYVNQKLSLLAPHSHETATTTYTVQKGDSLWGISTRFQLSIAQLKSINNLTSDTIYIGQVLKVSLAPISEQKPETTVSKADLVISEAKKYIGTPYLWGGMTPAGFDCSGYTSYVFNKVGITIPRTAATQWSGLKVISTPMPGDLVFFETYAPGPTHVGIYLGDNKFIQAGSSGVSIADMTNSYWKPRYLGARTAF; this comes from the coding sequence ATGAAAAAACATCTACTGACAGTAGTCACAACTGCCGGCATCTTGTTAACTTCTTTTGGTGGGAATGCAAGTGCACATGAAAATATTTATACCGTACAATCGGGTGATACCCTCTGGAAAATCTCGCAAAGTAATCAAGTATCGATTGCTGATTTAAAAGCTTGGAATCACCTTACTAGTGATACAATCTATGTAAATCAAAAACTCTCATTACTGGCACCACATAGCCATGAAACAGCCACAACCACCTATACAGTCCAGAAAGGTGACTCTCTTTGGGGCATAAGTACCCGCTTTCAACTATCAATCGCGCAACTAAAATCTATTAATAACTTAACTTCAGATACTATCTATATCGGACAAGTATTAAAGGTTTCCCTGGCACCAATATCGGAACAAAAACCTGAAACTACTGTGTCTAAAGCTGATTTGGTTATTTCTGAAGCAAAAAAATATATCGGCACACCGTATTTATGGGGCGGCATGACGCCTGCAGGTTTCGACTGCAGTGGATATACTAGTTATGTGTTTAATAAAGTTGGAATAACCATTCCAAGAACAGCGGCAACACAATGGTCTGGTTTAAAAGTGATTAGTACCCCAATGCCTGGAGATCTTGTTTTTTTTGAGACATATGCACCTGGTCCCACACATGTTGGAATTTATCTAGGGGACAATAAGTTTATCCAAGCGGGGTCTTCTGGCGTTTCCATCGCTGATATGACAAATTCATACTGGAAACCTAGATATCTTGGTGCAAGAACAGCATTTTAA
- a CDS encoding TIGR04053 family radical SAM/SPASM domain-containing protein has protein sequence MGHPHGHGMQNGIDYDKNPFIVIWEVTRACQLKCVHCRADAQLTADPRELSHEEGIHLIDQIYEMDNPMLVFTGGDCMMREDLFELADYAVKKGMRVSMTPSATANVTKEKMERAKEVGLSRWGFSLDGPTPEIHDHFRGTPGSFDLTVEKIKYLNELEMPLQINTVISRYNYDSLEQMSKLVADLGAVMWYIFLLVPTGRGQMDACISPAEHEKVFRWLYELSKTAPYDIKTTAAQHYRRVVLQQKNRDQLIDKGEIHYEDSITTDFASMHDGLKRAPKGVNDGNGFAFVSHIGDVMPSGLLPIVGGNIRETPLAEIYRESKVFKELRQPDNYKGKCGVCEYNKICGGSRSRTYAVTGDYMESEPFCVYIPQSMRNKETAPMA, from the coding sequence ATGGGACACCCTCATGGACATGGAATGCAGAATGGTATTGATTATGACAAAAACCCTTTTATTGTTATTTGGGAAGTGACAAGAGCTTGTCAGCTTAAGTGTGTTCATTGTCGGGCCGACGCACAGCTTACGGCAGACCCAAGAGAATTGTCACACGAAGAAGGAATCCATTTAATTGATCAAATTTACGAGATGGATAATCCTATGCTTGTGTTCACAGGCGGTGACTGCATGATGCGAGAGGATTTATTCGAACTTGCTGATTATGCAGTAAAAAAAGGAATGCGTGTATCCATGACACCAAGTGCCACTGCTAATGTAACGAAAGAGAAAATGGAGCGTGCAAAGGAAGTCGGGCTATCACGTTGGGGCTTTAGTCTTGATGGACCAACACCTGAAATACATGACCATTTCCGAGGAACTCCTGGTTCTTTCGATTTAACTGTCGAAAAAATTAAATATCTAAACGAATTAGAAATGCCATTGCAAATCAATACTGTCATCTCCCGTTACAACTATGATTCACTTGAACAAATGTCAAAATTAGTAGCTGATCTAGGTGCGGTTATGTGGTACATATTCTTACTAGTGCCAACTGGAAGAGGCCAAATGGATGCTTGTATTTCTCCAGCTGAACATGAAAAAGTCTTCCGCTGGCTGTACGAATTAAGTAAAACTGCCCCATATGATATCAAAACAACTGCTGCACAGCACTATCGCAGAGTCGTCTTGCAGCAAAAAAACCGTGATCAATTAATTGATAAAGGTGAAATCCATTACGAAGATTCTATTACTACAGATTTTGCCTCTATGCATGATGGATTAAAGCGTGCGCCGAAGGGTGTGAATGATGGAAATGGCTTTGCATTTGTGTCACACATTGGAGATGTCATGCCTAGTGGCCTACTCCCAATTGTAGGTGGAAACATTCGCGAAACACCACTGGCTGAAATCTATCGAGAATCAAAAGTATTTAAAGAATTACGCCAACCTGATAATTATAAGGGTAAGTGTGGTGTTTGTGAGTATAATAAGATTTGCGGCGGGTCTCGTTCTAGGACCTATGCTGTAACAGGTGATTATATGGAAAGTGAGCCATTCTGCGTTTACATTCCACAATCCATGCGTAATAAAGAGACAGCTCCAATGGCATAA
- the corA gene encoding magnesium/cobalt transporter CorA has protein sequence MIRTIAVTNSYEIVRDIDISQLVNGDYQWYWIDFHEPTNEEIEFLRTPLSFHPLAIEDCIHQLQRPKLDYYENYTFFVTQALNQQTITKEEVDIFLGERYIITFHHNPSTEIDEVWRRLTLSTSIEKWDPSHVLYYVLDKMVDNYFPLVYQIEDMLNEIDENSKKRTMEELLEVLFDTRHHLLSLRHTITPMRDLIYRILNSQRVTYIRGRNEYFSDIHDHLLKLTEMIEANRELTTDIRDSYISINSHQTNHVMKVLTVITTIFMPLTFIAGLYGMNFHYMPELTWKYGYFATLLVMVLVGIGMSIWFNKKGWFK, from the coding sequence ATGATTAGAACCATTGCAGTAACCAATAGCTATGAAATTGTTAGAGACATTGACATCTCTCAGCTCGTCAACGGAGATTATCAATGGTATTGGATTGATTTTCATGAACCGACAAATGAAGAAATCGAATTTCTAAGAACCCCTCTTTCTTTCCATCCGCTTGCCATTGAGGATTGTATTCATCAATTGCAAAGACCAAAGCTAGACTATTATGAAAACTATACTTTTTTTGTCACGCAAGCATTAAATCAACAAACCATAACGAAGGAAGAGGTTGATATCTTTCTTGGTGAAAGGTATATAATTACTTTTCATCACAACCCATCCACTGAAATTGATGAGGTATGGAGAAGGTTAACTCTTTCAACAAGCATTGAGAAATGGGATCCTTCCCATGTTTTATACTATGTACTTGATAAAATGGTCGATAACTATTTTCCACTCGTCTATCAAATAGAAGATATGTTAAATGAAATTGATGAGAATTCGAAAAAAAGAACAATGGAAGAATTATTAGAAGTTTTATTTGATACAAGACACCATCTTCTTTCTTTAAGGCATACGATTACACCTATGCGGGATCTTATCTATAGAATCTTAAACTCTCAGAGGGTGACTTATATAAGAGGAAGAAACGAATACTTTTCAGATATTCATGACCATTTGCTAAAATTAACTGAAATGATTGAAGCCAATCGAGAATTAACGACAGATATCCGTGATAGCTATATTTCAATTAATTCTCATCAGACGAATCATGTCATGAAGGTCCTTACCGTAATAACAACCATTTTCATGCCGCTTACTTTTATTGCTGGCTTGTATGGCATGAATTTTCACTATATGCCTGAATTAACTTGGAAATACGGCTATTTTGCCACTCTCCTTGTAATGGTACTTGTGGGAATTGGAATGTCCATTTGGTTCAATAAAAAAGGATGGTTCAAATAA
- a CDS encoding M42 family metallopeptidase gives MTNTYTEDTLHLIKELVSIPSPSGNTNEVITFVEKFLAELQITTYRNRKGGLIATIDGKDSSKHRMLTAHVDTLGAMVKEIKSDGRLKIDLIGGFKYNSIEGEYCQIETSRGKKFTGTILMHQTSVHVYKDAGKAERNQDNMEIRIDEKVTNAEEVRALGIEVGDFVSFDPRVEITPSGYIKSRHLDDKASVGILLQLIKQIKKENLTLPYTTHFLISNNEEIGYGGNSNITPETVEYLAVDMGAMGDGQSTDEYTVSICVKDASGPYHYEMRKNLIRLAQENNIGYKLDIYPYYGSDASAAIRSGHDIVHGLIGPGIDSSHAFERTHQSSIENTAKLLYHYVQSELVL, from the coding sequence ATGACAAATACATATACAGAGGACACATTACATTTAATCAAAGAGCTAGTTTCCATCCCAAGTCCCTCTGGTAATACGAATGAAGTGATTACCTTTGTTGAAAAATTTCTTGCCGAGTTACAAATTACTACTTATAGAAACCGCAAAGGCGGTCTAATTGCTACAATTGACGGGAAAGATTCCAGCAAGCATCGTATGCTTACAGCACATGTTGATACACTTGGTGCGATGGTAAAGGAAATTAAATCAGATGGGAGATTAAAAATTGATTTAATTGGCGGATTTAAATATAACTCGATAGAAGGCGAATATTGCCAAATTGAAACAAGCAGAGGGAAGAAATTTACTGGCACTATTTTAATGCATCAAACATCCGTCCATGTGTATAAGGATGCTGGAAAAGCAGAACGAAATCAGGATAATATGGAAATTCGTATTGATGAAAAAGTCACTAATGCAGAGGAAGTTCGTGCCCTTGGAATTGAAGTCGGTGACTTCGTCTCATTTGACCCACGTGTAGAAATAACTCCAAGCGGTTATATTAAATCGCGCCATTTGGATGATAAAGCAAGTGTTGGCATTCTTCTTCAATTAATCAAGCAAATTAAAAAGGAAAACTTAACTTTACCGTATACCACTCATTTTCTGATCTCAAATAATGAGGAAATCGGATATGGAGGCAACTCCAATATTACACCTGAAACGGTAGAATACTTAGCAGTGGATATGGGCGCTATGGGAGACGGACAATCAACCGATGAATATACCGTGTCCATATGTGTGAAGGATGCAAGCGGTCCCTATCATTATGAAATGAGAAAAAACTTAATTCGTCTAGCACAGGAGAATAATATTGGGTACAAACTTGATATTTATCCGTATTATGGTTCAGATGCATCAGCTGCAATCCGCTCTGGTCATGATATTGTCCATGGCTTAATTGGTCCTGGAATTGATTCATCTCACGCTTTTGAACGTACACATCAATCATCCATCGAAAATACAGCAAAGCTTCTCTACCATTACGTGCAATCCGAATTAGTTCTATAA
- the dltX gene encoding teichoic acid D-Ala incorporation-associated protein DltX, whose translation MFNKFKVIFSNQKLRWFGRFVYYFLILLLLFFMYGFNDASAGTYIYNDF comes from the coding sequence ATGTTCAATAAATTTAAAGTTATCTTTTCAAATCAGAAGCTTAGATGGTTTGGACGCTTTGTCTATTATTTTCTAATTCTACTTTTATTATTTTTCATGTATGGATTTAATGACGCAAGCGCCGGCACCTATATTTACAATGATTTTTAA
- the dltA gene encoding D-alanine--poly(phosphoribitol) ligase subunit DltA → MKLLHHIRNIAHIQPTSIAYITPNQEITYGELWDQSERVAAFIKKQTIEKQLPILIYGHMDVSLVVSFLGSVKAGHPYIPVDISIPPERINHILTSAKPGLIINTTNQLLPCNDCNVSTIAFEQILVDLPTSGPVDPSNWVKGNDNFYIIYTSGSTGTPKGVQISANNLQSFLDWMVEDFPINGQIRFLNQAPYSFDLSVMDLYPALMTGGTLFAVTKEMIEKPKFLFEELRHSNAQVWTSTPSFAQMCLMDPSFNEELLPELSVFLFCGEVLPHGICQQLMTRFPRAKCFNTYGPTEATVAVTSIEISNDIIKDCPTLPIGKPKKDTQILLLDENGNLVSNGEKGEIIIVGPGVSKGYLGQPELTDKAFFTYKGEQAYRTGDAGLMDSSGHLFYQGRIDFQIKLHGYRMELEEIEYQLSQSPFVQSALVIPIESGDKIEYLLAAIIPAKHTFEKEYQLTSAIKKDLSRMIPAYMIPRKFTYFNELPMTANGKMDRKRIKELVLL, encoded by the coding sequence ATGAAACTTTTACATCACATTAGAAACATTGCACATATACAGCCAACCAGTATTGCTTATATTACACCAAACCAGGAAATCACCTATGGAGAACTTTGGGATCAATCTGAGCGGGTTGCTGCCTTCATAAAAAAACAAACAATAGAAAAGCAATTACCCATCCTAATATACGGTCATATGGATGTATCCTTAGTTGTCTCATTTTTGGGAAGTGTAAAAGCAGGGCATCCCTATATCCCGGTGGATATATCCATCCCGCCTGAGAGAATTAATCATATCCTCACAAGTGCGAAACCAGGGTTAATCATTAATACAACAAATCAACTACTACCTTGTAATGACTGCAATGTCAGTACTATAGCATTTGAACAGATTCTGGTTGACCTTCCAACATCGGGGCCAGTAGATCCATCGAATTGGGTTAAAGGAAACGATAATTTTTATATCATTTACACATCCGGGAGTACGGGAACTCCTAAAGGTGTTCAAATATCCGCTAATAACTTACAAAGCTTTTTAGATTGGATGGTTGAGGATTTTCCAATTAACGGCCAGATAAGATTCTTGAACCAAGCACCCTATTCCTTTGATCTTTCTGTTATGGACCTGTATCCTGCTCTTATGACTGGAGGAACACTTTTTGCCGTTACAAAAGAAATGATTGAGAAACCAAAGTTCCTTTTTGAGGAATTGCGACACTCGAATGCTCAAGTTTGGACGTCTACTCCTTCTTTTGCACAAATGTGTCTGATGGATCCATCTTTTAATGAAGAGCTCCTTCCCGAACTTTCAGTTTTTTTATTTTGCGGAGAAGTGCTACCTCATGGAATCTGTCAGCAACTGATGACTCGTTTTCCGCGTGCCAAGTGTTTTAACACGTACGGACCGACTGAAGCGACTGTAGCTGTCACATCCATTGAGATATCCAACGATATCATTAAGGACTGTCCTACACTTCCTATTGGGAAGCCAAAGAAAGATACGCAGATTTTACTTCTGGATGAGAATGGCAACCTTGTGTCCAATGGTGAAAAAGGTGAAATAATTATTGTAGGGCCAGGTGTCAGCAAGGGATATTTGGGTCAACCAGAGCTAACTGATAAAGCATTTTTCACCTATAAAGGTGAACAAGCCTATCGAACAGGTGATGCAGGTTTGATGGATTCTAGTGGGCATCTTTTTTATCAAGGGCGAATCGATTTTCAAATTAAACTTCATGGCTATCGAATGGAATTGGAAGAAATCGAATATCAGCTTTCACAATCACCATTTGTCCAGTCAGCACTTGTAATTCCGATAGAATCTGGGGATAAGATTGAGTACTTACTAGCAGCTATCATTCCGGCAAAACACACCTTTGAAAAAGAATACCAATTAACAAGCGCCATAAAAAAAGATTTAAGCAGAATGATTCCTGCTTATATGATACCGAGGAAATTTACTTATTTTAATGAACTTCCGATGACGGCAAATGGAAAAATGGATCGAAAAAGAATAAAGGAACTGGTTTTGCTATGA
- the dltB gene encoding D-alanyl-lipoteichoic acid biosynthesis protein DltB, whose product MTPYGSFTFFFIVAILLTPTIVLGLLGKRFYHYNLLVTIIGLSLVFASNLQGTIAIILFIIWQIILIYGYIHYRRKANGAIIFYVAVFLSILPLVLSKLMPYFSQVNWIGFLGISYLTFKGTQLIMETRDGLIKKVPPLFQLLYFLLFFPTISSGPIDRYRRFEKDVQREIQGDEYKVLLYEGINKIFLGFLYKYIIGYSINHFFIANLRFIAHSQFQHHLYYMYAYSFYLFFDFAGYSAFAIGVSYLMGIKSPENFNRPFISRNIKDFWNRWHLSLSFWFRDYVYMRFVFWMTKKKWIKNRNVVSNLGYILLFMIMGVWHGLEIQYILYGIYHALLMVLYNSFEQFNKKHKWWPQNKFTHILAIVITFHFVCFGFYLFSGQLFKEGV is encoded by the coding sequence ATGACACCCTATGGCTCCTTTACTTTCTTTTTCATCGTCGCCATCCTGTTAACACCAACGATTGTACTAGGGTTACTTGGGAAAAGATTTTATCACTATAATTTGCTGGTCACAATTATTGGCTTAAGTCTCGTTTTTGCATCCAATTTACAAGGTACGATTGCAATAATCCTATTTATCATTTGGCAGATTATCTTAATATATGGGTATATTCACTATAGAAGGAAGGCAAATGGAGCTATCATTTTTTATGTGGCTGTTTTCCTTTCTATCCTTCCATTAGTCCTGTCCAAACTGATGCCATACTTTTCACAAGTTAATTGGATTGGTTTTCTTGGTATTTCTTATTTAACGTTTAAAGGCACTCAGTTAATTATGGAAACTAGGGACGGTCTCATTAAAAAGGTTCCACCCCTCTTCCAATTGTTATATTTTTTATTATTTTTTCCTACCATCTCATCTGGTCCCATTGACAGATATCGTCGATTTGAAAAAGATGTGCAAAGGGAGATACAAGGAGACGAATATAAAGTCCTTTTATATGAGGGAATCAACAAAATTTTCCTGGGCTTTTTATATAAATATATAATTGGCTATTCTATTAACCACTTTTTTATCGCTAATCTAAGATTTATTGCACATAGTCAGTTTCAGCATCATCTTTACTATATGTATGCGTATAGCTTTTATCTCTTTTTTGATTTTGCAGGCTACAGTGCATTTGCCATTGGTGTTAGTTATTTGATGGGAATTAAATCCCCTGAAAACTTCAATAGGCCCTTTATTAGTAGAAATATCAAAGACTTTTGGAATCGTTGGCACCTAAGTCTTTCATTTTGGTTCCGAGATTATGTGTATATGCGTTTTGTTTTTTGGATGACCAAGAAAAAGTGGATTAAAAATCGAAATGTTGTTTCCAACCTAGGTTACATCCTTTTATTCATGATTATGGGTGTCTGGCATGGTTTAGAAATTCAATATATTCTCTATGGAATATATCACGCCTTACTAATGGTCTTATACAATTCGTTTGAGCAGTTTAATAAAAAACATAAATGGTGGCCGCAAAATAAATTCACTCATATATTGGCCATTGTCATTACCTTCCATTTCGTTTGTTTTGGTTTTTATCTTTTTTCTGGACAACTATTTAAAGAAGGAGTCTAA
- the dltC gene encoding D-alanine--poly(phosphoribitol) ligase subunit 2 codes for MSIELVEFKNEVIEILAEVCQDEVVKENPDVDLFQSGLLDSFGTVELLIQIEERLGILVPISEFDRDLWNTPNNIALQLADMK; via the coding sequence ATGAGTATAGAATTGGTCGAATTTAAAAATGAAGTTATTGAAATCTTAGCAGAAGTTTGTCAAGATGAGGTTGTTAAGGAAAACCCCGACGTTGATCTATTTCAATCCGGTCTATTAGATTCATTCGGAACAGTTGAATTGCTAATCCAAATAGAAGAACGTCTAGGTATTCTTGTACCCATTTCTGAGTTTGATCGGGACCTTTGGAATACACCGAACAATATTGCTTTACAGCTGGCTGATATGAAATGA
- the dltD gene encoding D-alanyl-lipoteichoic acid biosynthesis protein DltD, producing MNKPLFAPLILAFIFLIILVLIPNQVIESMIPKSRINQAATDLNPFMFQGKYVQQKMLEDPHFLPIYGSSELARLDRFHPSNYFKETNADFTPFLIGRGGTESLIHLLNFSEHTKQLKGKKIVFVLSPQWFQPNGTDESHFVPNYSALQGYDFAFNKNIDPVIKKKAIKRLLTFSPIENDPILSTIYKAELSKNPWVKRKATFVRPFGYAYRDLLEKKDLYYTLAGGIHRNRDFSSKVKNKSWGELASLAVQFGEKKSTNNHFYIANNQYSKIKKMVPSLKDKKQGSTYGESPEYEDFQLVLDVLKENGAQPLFISVPVNGKWYDYTGFPKEGRISYYQRIKNQIESEGFQVADFSNHEYDPYFMKDTIHIGWKGWVYTDHAIIDFYRKDKANNEVVQK from the coding sequence ATGAATAAACCGCTTTTCGCACCATTAATCCTAGCTTTCATTTTCTTGATAATTTTGGTTCTCATACCGAATCAGGTCATAGAATCGATGATACCGAAATCTAGAATCAATCAAGCGGCAACAGACTTAAACCCTTTTATGTTTCAAGGGAAGTATGTTCAACAAAAGATGCTAGAGGACCCTCATTTCTTACCTATTTATGGGTCCTCTGAGCTTGCTAGGTTGGATAGATTTCATCCATCCAACTATTTTAAAGAGACAAATGCCGATTTCACACCTTTTCTCATTGGAAGAGGGGGAACTGAATCGTTAATACACCTATTAAATTTCTCTGAACATACTAAACAATTAAAAGGGAAAAAAATCGTTTTCGTTTTGTCACCACAATGGTTTCAGCCGAACGGGACTGACGAATCACACTTTGTTCCAAACTATTCCGCGTTACAAGGATACGACTTTGCTTTTAACAAAAATATTGATCCAGTGATTAAAAAGAAAGCAATTAAACGATTATTAACTTTTTCACCAATTGAAAATGATCCTATTCTTTCAACCATCTATAAAGCAGAACTATCAAAGAACCCGTGGGTGAAACGGAAAGCTACATTTGTGCGCCCTTTTGGATATGCTTATCGAGATTTGCTAGAAAAGAAGGATCTTTATTATACGTTAGCGGGCGGTATTCACCGAAACCGAGATTTTTCTTCTAAAGTAAAAAATAAATCTTGGGGGGAATTAGCGTCCTTAGCAGTCCAGTTTGGTGAAAAAAAATCGACAAACAATCACTTTTATATAGCAAATAACCAGTACAGTAAAATAAAAAAAATGGTCCCGTCATTGAAGGATAAAAAACAAGGTTCCACTTATGGAGAATCCCCAGAGTATGAGGATTTTCAATTAGTGCTCGATGTGCTTAAAGAAAATGGTGCTCAACCATTGTTTATCTCCGTTCCTGTGAACGGAAAATGGTATGACTACACTGGTTTTCCCAAAGAGGGACGTATCTCCTATTACCAGCGGATAAAAAATCAAATTGAGTCTGAAGGATTTCAAGTAGCGGACTTTTCCAATCATGAATATGACCCTTACTTTATGAAGGATACAATTCACATCGGTTGGAAAGGCTGGGTATATACGGATCATGCGATAATTGATTTTTATAGAAAAGATAAAGCAAACAATGAGGTTGTTCAAAAATAG
- a CDS encoding twin-arginine translocase TatA/TatE family subunit, whose product MFSNIGFPGLILILIVALVIFGPNKLPEIGRAFGKSIREFKKATEGIADDIKEEIKEEIKEVKQDKIDLNK is encoded by the coding sequence ATGTTTTCTAATATTGGTTTTCCTGGATTAATTTTAATCTTAATTGTTGCCTTAGTCATTTTTGGACCAAACAAATTGCCAGAAATTGGACGTGCTTTTGGTAAGTCAATCCGTGAATTTAAAAAAGCAACTGAAGGCATTGCGGATGATATAAAAGAAGAAATTAAAGAAGAAATCAAAGAAGTAAAACAAGATAAAATCGACCTAAACAAATAA